The genomic window GGCCTACCACACGTTCAACTACGGCTGGGTCGTCGGCGAGCTGATCCGTCGCATCAGCGGCCAACACGTCGACGACTACGTCGAGGAGCACGTGTTCGACCCCCTCGGGATGGACAGGACCTCCATCGGGCTAGCGGACGACGAAGCGGACGACGTTGCCACCCTTTCGGGGTTCGAACTGTTCGACCGGTGTCGCGACCCGGGTGAGGGGCTCGGCATCTCCGCCTCGGAGTCGGCGGCCGCGTTCAACGAGGAGGCTGTCCATCGGGCGGTGATCCCGGCGGGCAACGGCATCGGGACCGCGAAGGACATGGCTCGGTTCTACGCGTGTCTGGCGAACGGCGGGGAACTCGACGGCACGCGCCTTCTGGAAGCGGAGACGGTCGACGAGGCGACCCGAACCCATGCCGAGACGGAGTCCGACGGGACGCTCTCCCGCCCGGCGCGATACGCGCTGGGGTTCTGGACCGGCGGGCTGGCGAACGATATGTTCGGTTCATACAGCCGCGAGCGGATGTTCGGCCACGCCGGCCTGGGGAGCATCTTCGGCTGGGGCGACCCGGAACTGAACGTCGGGTTCGCGTACGTCACCAACGGGATCCGCGAGGAGTCCTGGGAACACGCCGCCCGTGTCAGTGGACTGTCCGACGCCGTCCGGTTAGCGCTGCTGGACTAACGCACAGCTGGCTGGGAATCTCGACGCTGTGCGTTTGTCACAGACGACTCGGCAGTACTCGTCACCTCCGGAACTACGGCTGTCTCTCCGGACCCAACCGATCGATTCTCCTGCGTCTCATGCTTGATTCAGCCAGCTTAGACGTGCGATAGAGTCAACTACCCCGCCCTACTCGCGCTGGCGCGCTCGTTGAGGACGGGGCTTGTCCATGAACTCGGCCTCGAACCCTTCCGGGTGGGCGGTGAATCCGTCGCTCGGCGTCACTGTTCCAGACTTCAGGGCAAGTTGACTGTCGCCCGTCCGCCGAGACGACTGTTGGCCTCGACGGACGTACCGCATCCCGATGTTCTTCGCCGCGTTGTAGTCCGCGTTCGCTTCCGCCTCGCACTTCACGCACCGGAAGTCGGTTCGAGTCGGGCGATTCTCATCCGCCGTGAACCCACACTCGGCGCACCGCTGAGACGTGTACGCCGAACCGACTTGCTTCACCGAGATACCCTCTGCCTCGGCTTTGTACGCTACTTGCTCGTAGAGCGTTCGGAACGCCCACTTGTGCCCCCACGATGCACCCGTTCGGTCGCGGATGTCCGTCAAGTCCTCGAACGCAATTATGTCACAGTCGTATCGGAGTGCTTCGTCTACGATAGCGTTGGACGCTTGGTGGAGTACGTCCCGAACGTAGCGAAGTTCACGGCCACTCGACCGTTCGAGCGTCCGGTGGGCGCTTCGCGTCCCGGTCTGTTGAAGTCCGGCACGCACCTTCTCAAACTCGCGGAGGTCATGAGCTAGCTCTCGCCCGCTGAAGAAGTACGCCGTGCTGGTGACGGCGAGGTTTTCGATACCGAGGTCAACCCCGAGGACCGTTCCGTCCTCGGCGGTGTTCCGCTCGGTGTCGTTCTTGGGTCGGCGAAAGCCGATGTGCAGGAAGTACTCGCCGTCACGGGCGGTGAGCGTACTTTCCGTGACGCTCCACTCGTCGGAGTCAAGATACTGTCGTTGGTAGCCATCGTCGGCGTCGGGCAGCGCAAGGTCACATCGGACGCGACTTTCCGTGGTGGAGAGGGACACTGTGTCGTCGTCGAACAGCGTCATGGTCCGCGTATCGTATTTCACGGTCGGTGCGGTGAAGGTGGGCTTGCTCACCGTCTTGCCTTTTGACCGGCGTTCGAGACAGCCGGTGATGGCTTGGGCGGCTTGGTGGGTGGCGAGAATCGCGTGCTGACTCCCGAGGTCGGTGTGTTTGCGCACGTCGTCGTAGGCGAGGGGCTGGATGTCGCTTTTGGCGTTGCACGTGCCCCATGCCATGTCGGTTGCGAGTTGGCAACCACGCTTCCACTCGGAGATGGTCTCTTCGAGGAGGTCGCATTGCTCGTCCGTAACTTCGAGACGAGTGATCGCCGTCCGACGCAGGTAGTCGTCTGCCACCTATTCAATGGAGATGCGAGGCTACTTATGTACAGGTGTTTGTATCCAATACGAACGCGCTCCTCCCCTCCCTACTCGTTCCCGCTGGTCGCTCCTTGAGGGAAGGGGACTCCGCGCTACCGCTTCAGTTGAACAGTGGCCCGGATCTCCATCAACCGTTCTCAATGCACCTCGTCCTCGATTACGGCGGCGTCATCGTCGAGCACGGCGACGAACGCGAACAGGCTCACGTGCTGGGCGTTGACCCGGAAACCGATCCCTATCCCGGCTGGATCGCCTACTTCGCGTTTCGTAACGGCTTCGTTCAGACCACGGCCGGGTACGTCGATCTCCTGTCGACGCTCACCGGGGCATCTCCCGAGGCGTGTCGTGAGTACGTCGAAACGACGTGGATCGATCCCGCGTTTCCCGAGGAACACGTCGACGTACTCCGGGAACTCGCAAACGACCACACGCTCGTTCTCTTCAGCAACATGGCGCGGCCGTGGATCGAGACAGTGCTCTCGGAACACGGTGTGCTCGACTGCTTCGACGACCTGGTCGTCTCCTCGGACCTGCAACGGCCCAAACCGCACCCGAAGGGGTATTTCGAGTGCCTGCCCGAGAACGACGAGTCGGTCGTCATGGTCAGCGACGAGTACAACGAGGACCTCATGATGGCCGAAGCGGTCGGGATGTCCTCAGTGTGGGTCGAACACGACGACGAGACGCCGTACCGTGACCCCGACGCCCGGATTTCGACGTTCGGTGAGCTTCCAGGCGTACTTTCCACGAACGGACCGCTGCACGGGCGATAGTTCGCCAGTTCGGTTCGTTCCGACGCCCGATTAGCTTCGATCGAAGCCAAGCGTACTCAATCACTCACAGCACAGCGACATTCGTGACCCTGCCGAGAGCGACCGATGACGTAGGCGTGCAGTTCCGCAGCGAGTGTGTACATGGCTTCGGCCCGATTCGCCGAAGCGAGGCCGTCCCGATAGTACGTCTTCGCTCGGTGATCGCGCCAGAGATCGGCGAGATCCGCGGCTATCGACTCCGGAAAGACGCCTGCTGCTCCCGCTTCCTGGTACACTCCCGGATGGGTGCCGGGAAGGTCGTCCGGCTGTAGCGTCCCCCGTTCGAGAAGTCGAAATTCGATCGTTCGCTCGATGGCGACGAACGAGGCTTCGATGACGAGCGTGTAGTACGCTGCATCACGCAGTGTTTCGGCACCGTCGAGGAGGCGACAGGCTTTCCGGAGCTGGAGGATCGCTGCGTCGTTGACGTCGAGGTCCGGCTCGATTTCGGTTGGGTGGCGGTCGAACGTCGCCTGCGCCTCGGCGACGAGCTGTTCGATCCGGGTACTACTCATCTACGAACACCTCCTTTCGAAGCGACTGGAGCTGTTCGCTCCCAGTTATCGTGATCCCTTCGGAGAAGATTTCACGGAGCTTTCCCCCGGCACGGCGTGCGCTCCCCGCGGACTCGACGTACGGTTCGAATTCGAATCGGTCGCCATCGAACCGCCGTTCCCGAAGTTCGGCAACGACGTCGGTAACGACGCGTCGGGCACTCGTCCGGTCGCCCTCTACAACCACGAACAGATCGATGTCGCTCTGTCGGTCAGCCTCACCACGGGCGACGCTTCCGAACACGACGATTCCGAGGAGTGCATCGATGTCGTCGGTTTCGGTCACCGCCGTCTCGACGCAATTCACGAAAGCACGGATCGGTGCGTGGAACTCCGTCTGTTCGATGGCGAGGACTGGGTCGTCTTTTCGGAGTCGGTCCGGATCGATGGAGACGTGGTTTCGTTGTGGAGTTTCGCGAACCTGAACGGCCCCGATACTGTCGAGCAGGTCGACGGCCCGCCAGACCGTCGACCGGGTGACGCCGGTGGCGTCGACGAGTTCAGGTATCGTGAACTCCGTCCGGTGTGCGTCAGCCAGAAGCCGGAGGATCTCGTCTGCAGCCCCGATGCGAAAGATATCGGTGTCCGAACCCGGATACGCGTCGATGCAGACTTTTATATCCCGTTTCGCCATGGCAGACACTGTCTGATTTTGTGCAACGAAATATAAATAGATGGTGCTGCCCTGCTGTGAGTACCTCTTCGCCACGATCTGCAGATTATCTACTCCCGACTCAGTTACCCGGCCGCCGCTGCGGCGTCGAGGAAGATACTCACGCCCATCTCTATCTCACGGTGTGTGGCGTCCAGCGGCGGGAGCAGACGGATAGTCTGCTTGCCACAGCCCAGCGTGAGCAGGCCCCGCTCCAGCGACTCCTTCACGACGGCGTCGCGCCGGCTCGGCGCGTCGAACTCGACGGCGAGCATCAGCCCCTTGCCGCGCACGTCGACGATACACTCGGGTGCGCCGTCCCGGAGCATCTCCTTGGCCTGCCGGCCGCGCTCGGTGGCGTTGTCGAGCAGGCCGTGTTCCTCGATGGCCTCCAGCGTGAACGCGCCCATCATCGAGCCGAGCACGTCGCCGCCGCCGAACGTCGAGCCGAGGCGGTTCTTCTCCGAGGGGAATAGCTCCGACTTCGATATCGTCGCGCCGACGCGGAGCGCCTTCGCGCTGGCGATCACGTCCGGCTCGATCGGGTAGTGGTCCGACGCCCAGATCTCGCCGGTGCGGCCGACGCCGGACTGGATCTCGTCGACGACGATCGGGATGTCGTGGGCGTCGCAGACGTCCGCCACCTCGGCCATGAACGCCTCGCTGGGGAAGCGGTAGCCGCCGACGCCCTGGACCGGTTCGAGGACCAGGAACGCGACCTCCTCGGGGTTGACGTGCCCGCGCGGCGCGAGCATGTCGCGGAGCTGGGAGCCGCCACCGGTGAAGAAGCCGCAGTCGCAGGTCTCGGCCGAGCAGCCGCGGTCGTCGCAGAACGGGACGGTCTGGATGCCCGAGATCTCGGGGTAGTGACGGGTGTACACCTCCTTGGACTTCGTCAGCGACAGCGTGCCGAGCGTGCGGCCGTGGAAGCTGTCCTTGAACGCGAGCCCGTACTTCGCTGCCGGCGTGTAGTCGTGCGTGATCTTCATCGCGTTCTCGACCGCCTCCGCGCCGGAGTTCGAGAGGAACACGGTGTCCATCCCGTACTGGCTCGACACGTCGACCAGCTTCTCCATCAGGTGGCTGGAGCCGGGAAACGGCGCGTCCTCGGGGTCCGGCCCCGCACCGAAGTACATGTCCTGCCCGGCGATCTTCATCGGCTCGACGAGGTCGAACTCGCGGAGCTTCTCGGTGACCTTCTCGTTGTTGTAGCCGAGCGGCGCGGCCCCGATGTGACAGGTAAAATCGAGGAGGACGTTGCCGTCGACGTCCGTGACGAAGGGGCCGTCCGCCTCCCGCGTCACGTCCCAGACGAACTCGTGGGAGTACTCGCTGGGCGCGGCGTGCTCGCCGTGGAACTCGACCCACTTCTCGGCGTTCGGCCCGGGGAGCGCGTCCGCGGCCGGCTCGGCCGTGTCCCTATCCATACACGGAATACGTGTACATAGTACATTAAAACTTGTTATAGATTGGCGGAGGAGCGTCGGCTGGGGGAGTGTAGCTACAGGAAAGAATCGAACGGCACGACGGCCGACGCGGGTCGCCGGCCGGCGAGGTGGAGGACGGACTGGTCATAGTGGTTGCTCTCACTGTGGACCGGCGGTCGCCCGCACCGTTACCGGCGACCATCGGTACTTGGCGAGAGCAACCACTATCAGTCGTCGTCGGATTCGACGGGACCGCCGGGGCCGGACGGCGAATCGCGCTCGGTCTTCCGACTCGACCCGATGAGGACGGTTTCGTCCTGCAGCAACACCCGGCCGTACTTCGAACTGAAGTCCCTGATCAGCGAGAGCATCGCGGCGAAGCAGACGAACGCGAACGGCGCGCCGGTGATGATGACCGCGTCCTGGAGCGCGCCCGTTCCGTCGCTGCCGCCGATGATCATGAGGATCGCGGCGGTCAGGCCGAGGACGATGCCCCAGAAGACCCGGTTGATCGTCGACGGCCGCGCCTTCCCGCCGGTGGTCATCATCGAGACGGCGAGCGTCGAGGAGTCCGCCGACGTGACGAAGAACGTCGTCACGAGGATCATGAACGCGATCATGAACACCGTTCCCAATGGGAACGCCTCGAAGAGGATGAAGCCCGAGACCTCCGGGGTGTTGTTGGCGATGACGCTGCTGAAGTCGGCCGTTCCGGTGTGGTGGTACTGCAGCGCGGTGCCGCCGACGATCGTGAACCACGGGATGGTCGCGGCCGAGGTCGCGCCGATCCCGGTGAAGGCGACCTCGCGGACGGTCCGGCCCTTCGAGATGCGGGCGATGAACAGGCCCGCGAAGGGGGACCACGAGAGCGCCCACGCCCAGTAGAAGACGGTCCACGAGTTCATCCACGTCGTCCCGCCGTCGGAGCCGGTCCCCGTGTAGAGGCTCATGGACGTGAAGTCGGCGATCATGCCGCCCATGGCCTGCGAACCGAGCAGGAGCAGGAACAGCGTCGGTCCCAGAATGAACGTCGCCCCCATGAGGATGACGAACAGGACCATGTTGAAGTTCGACAGCCGGCGGATCCCCCTGTCCACGCCCAGCACCATCGAGATCGTAAACAAGAGCGTCATCGTCGTCACCACGAGGAGGATGCCGACGTTCCCGAGGTCGATCCCCC from Halostella salina includes these protein-coding regions:
- a CDS encoding BCCT family transporter, translated to MSDGSQGMVEEFLDEIDPIVFAFGALLTVGVIGAFFVNETLVTETIGTVYSWVVTYLNWALLVIVFLIVLFLLFLIVGPWGKIKMGDSDPEYSFLSYFAMLYSAGFAAGVVFWGPTEALFYYDNPSPLFGVEGGTSEAIPIAIQQTLFHWALPQLAVFTIMGLAISYFAYNYDNVPLRVSSALTPIIGKENLDGPVAKVVDILAVFATIGGVATSLGFIGSQFIAGLNYQWGIDLGNVGILLVVTTMTLLFTISMVLGVDRGIRRLSNFNMVLFVILMGATFILGPTLFLLLLGSQAMGGMIADFTSMSLYTGTGSDGGTTWMNSWTVFYWAWALSWSPFAGLFIARISKGRTVREVAFTGIGATSAATIPWFTIVGGTALQYHHTGTADFSSVIANNTPEVSGFILFEAFPLGTVFMIAFMILVTTFFVTSADSSTLAVSMMTTGGKARPSTINRVFWGIVLGLTAAILMIIGGSDGTGALQDAVIITGAPFAFVCFAAMLSLIRDFSSKYGRVLLQDETVLIGSSRKTERDSPSGPGGPVESDDD
- a CDS encoding nucleotidyltransferase domain-containing protein, which encodes MAKRDIKVCIDAYPGSDTDIFRIGAADEILRLLADAHRTEFTIPELVDATGVTRSTVWRAVDLLDSIGAVQVRETPQRNHVSIDPDRLRKDDPVLAIEQTEFHAPIRAFVNCVETAVTETDDIDALLGIVVFGSVARGEADRQSDIDLFVVVEGDRTSARRVVTDVVAELRERRFDGDRFEFEPYVESAGSARRAGGKLREIFSEGITITGSEQLQSLRKEVFVDE
- a CDS encoding aminotransferase class III-fold pyridoxal phosphate-dependent enzyme → MDRDTAEPAADALPGPNAEKWVEFHGEHAAPSEYSHEFVWDVTREADGPFVTDVDGNVLLDFTCHIGAAPLGYNNEKVTEKLREFDLVEPMKIAGQDMYFGAGPDPEDAPFPGSSHLMEKLVDVSSQYGMDTVFLSNSGAEAVENAMKITHDYTPAAKYGLAFKDSFHGRTLGTLSLTKSKEVYTRHYPEISGIQTVPFCDDRGCSAETCDCGFFTGGGSQLRDMLAPRGHVNPEEVAFLVLEPVQGVGGYRFPSEAFMAEVADVCDAHDIPIVVDEIQSGVGRTGEIWASDHYPIEPDVIASAKALRVGATISKSELFPSEKNRLGSTFGGGDVLGSMMGAFTLEAIEEHGLLDNATERGRQAKEMLRDGAPECIVDVRGKGLMLAVEFDAPSRRDAVVKESLERGLLTLGCGKQTIRLLPPLDATHREIEMGVSIFLDAAAAAG
- a CDS encoding RNA-guided endonuclease InsQ/TnpB family protein — translated: MADDYLRRTAITRLEVTDEQCDLLEETISEWKRGCQLATDMAWGTCNAKSDIQPLAYDDVRKHTDLGSQHAILATHQAAQAITGCLERRSKGKTVSKPTFTAPTVKYDTRTMTLFDDDTVSLSTTESRVRCDLALPDADDGYQRQYLDSDEWSVTESTLTARDGEYFLHIGFRRPKNDTERNTAEDGTVLGVDLGIENLAVTSTAYFFSGRELAHDLREFEKVRAGLQQTGTRSAHRTLERSSGRELRYVRDVLHQASNAIVDEALRYDCDIIAFEDLTDIRDRTGASWGHKWAFRTLYEQVAYKAEAEGISVKQVGSAYTSQRCAECGFTADENRPTRTDFRCVKCEAEANADYNAAKNIGMRYVRRGQQSSRRTGDSQLALKSGTVTPSDGFTAHPEGFEAEFMDKPRPQRARQRE
- a CDS encoding serine hydrolase domain-containing protein, which translates into the protein MTTLTESDREQLRAEFDRQLAVGLHHGAQLAVYVDGELVVNFAGGETGPDGDATTTDTRHLVFSCTKPYAGVGLHQLIEQGEAAYDDRVVDHWPEFADAGSRKAEITIRQVLSHTAGIPYGEFDDEAEKWGDWDAVVRAMEEIEPVFEPGEQPAYHTFNYGWVVGELIRRISGQHVDDYVEEHVFDPLGMDRTSIGLADDEADDVATLSGFELFDRCRDPGEGLGISASESAAAFNEEAVHRAVIPAGNGIGTAKDMARFYACLANGGELDGTRLLEAETVDEATRTHAETESDGTLSRPARYALGFWTGGLANDMFGSYSRERMFGHAGLGSIFGWGDPELNVGFAYVTNGIREESWEHAARVSGLSDAVRLALLD
- a CDS encoding HAD family hydrolase codes for the protein MHLVLDYGGVIVEHGDEREQAHVLGVDPETDPYPGWIAYFAFRNGFVQTTAGYVDLLSTLTGASPEACREYVETTWIDPAFPEEHVDVLRELANDHTLVLFSNMARPWIETVLSEHGVLDCFDDLVVSSDLQRPKPHPKGYFECLPENDESVVMVSDEYNEDLMMAEAVGMSSVWVEHDDETPYRDPDARISTFGELPGVLSTNGPLHGR